The proteins below come from a single Aegilops tauschii subsp. strangulata cultivar AL8/78 chromosome 6, Aet v6.0, whole genome shotgun sequence genomic window:
- the LOC109741014 gene encoding transcription factor BIM2 isoform X2, with amino-acid sequence MELFQGEEPAHDFLSLRAGGSSAFQHRQRSGQQAMKSLESANGGGTAGGAGDGAASSAAGLGQHVLPGGVGTFSIRQLPDAQPREEAGTGREPSVSVSHGSRMEIAHEARSGIMVHSAPPTPTMWQDSSTDNKRSRGSRAEGRSSGSSADQDPSSPRSKHSATEQRRRTKINDRLDILRDLLPNCDQKRDKASFLLEVIEYIRLLQEKCQKYESGIPEQNDVDANCMPWDKVYYRSRWRNTQNISQVQGGGLSATTEDMNKEQYSSKGIASAPAASLFNTQSAREISTAPGSSQNIAENSMPTNQLPWLSMSTMNQNCDASNGLLSKHDTQMPQDDSQSLSSAYSQGLLHKLKEALQKSGVDPSQTKISVEINMDRRARANAHIHDSSKVAKRLRCD; translated from the exons ATGGAGCTCTTCCAAG GGGAGGAGCCGGCCCACGACTTCCTCTCGCTCCGCGCCGGGGGCTCGTCGGCGTTCCAGCACAGGCAGCGCTCCGGCCAGCAAG CCATGAAGTCGCTTGAGTCAGCCAACGGCGGCGGCACGGCAGGGGGTGCCGGCGATGGCGCGGCCAGCTCCGCGGCAGGTTTGGGGCAGCACGTGCTGCCGGGCGGCGTCGGGACCTTCAGCATCAGGCAATTGCCTGACGCTCAGCCGAGGGAGGAGGCTGGCACCGGCAGGGAACCGTCTGTTTCGGTCTCTCACGGCTCGAGAATGGAGATTGCGCATGAAGCACGGTCTGGAATTATGGTTCACAGTGCTCCACCAACACCCACGATGTGGCAAGATTCTAGCACCGACAATAAGAGATCTAGAG GGTCGAGAGCAGAGGGGAgaagcagcggcagcagcgccgATCAGGATCCCAGCAGCCCGAGATCAAAGCATTCCGCTACCGAGCAGCGACGGAGGACCAAGATAAATGACAG GCTTGACATACTCCGAGACCTCCTGCCGAACTGTGATCAGAAGAGGGATAAAGCTTCTTTCCTTCTGGAG GTCATTGAATACATACGGCTCTTGCAAGAGAAATGCCAAAAATATGAGTCAGGCATTCCTGAACAGAACGACGTCGATGCCAACTGCATGCCATGG GACAAAGTGTACTACAGATCACGTTGGAGGAACACACAG AACATCAGTCAAGTCCAAGGAGGAGGCTTATCAGCTACCACAGAGGACATGAACAAAGAGCAATACAGTTCCAAAGGCATTGCAAGTGCACCTGCTGCTTCTCTCTTCAACACACAAAGTGCAAGAGAAATCAGCACAGCCCCCGGTTCCTCCCAGAACATAGCAG AGAACAGTATGCCTACCAATCAGCTACCGTGGCTAAGTATGTCAACCATGAACCAAAACTGTGATGCAAGCAACGGACTGCTAAGCAAGCATGATACACAAATGCCGCAAGATGACAGCCAGAGTCTTTCTAGTGCTTACTCCCAAGG GTTGTTACACAAACTGAAAGAAGCTCTACAGAAGTCGGGGGTAGACCCATCTCAAACTAAAATATCCGTAGAGATCAATATGGATAGACGGGCCAGAGCCAATGCTCATATACATGACAGTTCAAAG GTAGCCAAGAGACTCCGGTGCGACTGA
- the LOC109741014 gene encoding transcription factor BIM2 isoform X1 has translation MELFQGEEPAHDFLSLRAGGSSAFQHRQRSGQQAMKSLESANGGGTAGGAGDGAASSAAGLGQHVLPGGVGTFSIRQLPDAQPREEAGTGREPSVSVSHGSRMEIAHEARSGIMVHSAPPTPTMWQDSSTDNKRSRGSRAEGRSSGSSADQDPSSPRSKHSATEQRRRTKINDRLDILRDLLPNCDQKRDKASFLLEVIEYIRLLQEKCQKYESGIPEQNDVDANCMPWDKVYYRSRWRNTQNISQVQGGGLSATTEDMNKEQYSSKGIASAPAASLFNTQSAREISTAPGSSQNIAENSMPTNQLPWLSMSTMNQNCDASNGLLSKHDTQMPQDDSQSLSSAYSQGLLHKLKEALQKSGVDPSQTKISVEINMDRRARANAHIHDSSKANEGKEPVQVAKRLRCD, from the exons ATGGAGCTCTTCCAAG GGGAGGAGCCGGCCCACGACTTCCTCTCGCTCCGCGCCGGGGGCTCGTCGGCGTTCCAGCACAGGCAGCGCTCCGGCCAGCAAG CCATGAAGTCGCTTGAGTCAGCCAACGGCGGCGGCACGGCAGGGGGTGCCGGCGATGGCGCGGCCAGCTCCGCGGCAGGTTTGGGGCAGCACGTGCTGCCGGGCGGCGTCGGGACCTTCAGCATCAGGCAATTGCCTGACGCTCAGCCGAGGGAGGAGGCTGGCACCGGCAGGGAACCGTCTGTTTCGGTCTCTCACGGCTCGAGAATGGAGATTGCGCATGAAGCACGGTCTGGAATTATGGTTCACAGTGCTCCACCAACACCCACGATGTGGCAAGATTCTAGCACCGACAATAAGAGATCTAGAG GGTCGAGAGCAGAGGGGAgaagcagcggcagcagcgccgATCAGGATCCCAGCAGCCCGAGATCAAAGCATTCCGCTACCGAGCAGCGACGGAGGACCAAGATAAATGACAG GCTTGACATACTCCGAGACCTCCTGCCGAACTGTGATCAGAAGAGGGATAAAGCTTCTTTCCTTCTGGAG GTCATTGAATACATACGGCTCTTGCAAGAGAAATGCCAAAAATATGAGTCAGGCATTCCTGAACAGAACGACGTCGATGCCAACTGCATGCCATGG GACAAAGTGTACTACAGATCACGTTGGAGGAACACACAG AACATCAGTCAAGTCCAAGGAGGAGGCTTATCAGCTACCACAGAGGACATGAACAAAGAGCAATACAGTTCCAAAGGCATTGCAAGTGCACCTGCTGCTTCTCTCTTCAACACACAAAGTGCAAGAGAAATCAGCACAGCCCCCGGTTCCTCCCAGAACATAGCAG AGAACAGTATGCCTACCAATCAGCTACCGTGGCTAAGTATGTCAACCATGAACCAAAACTGTGATGCAAGCAACGGACTGCTAAGCAAGCATGATACACAAATGCCGCAAGATGACAGCCAGAGTCTTTCTAGTGCTTACTCCCAAGG GTTGTTACACAAACTGAAAGAAGCTCTACAGAAGTCGGGGGTAGACCCATCTCAAACTAAAATATCCGTAGAGATCAATATGGATAGACGGGCCAGAGCCAATGCTCATATACATGACAGTTCAAAG GCTAACGAAGGCAAAGAACCTGTCCAGGTAGCCAAGAGACTCCGGTGCGACTGA
- the LOC109741028 gene encoding protein TIC 20-v, chloroplastic: protein MASAVSLLLSSPRPLHRAAPSLLSPPAPRLRLPLLGPSPATALLPRRPLAPPPRANNDNSDAVGAPDRLVAAVAYLYPFLDGAHHGRFLVAQYPVFNAVLSPLGPAARLFHSSPLTPFLLFITLYFAVVRNQQAFSRFVRFNAMQAVALDVLLIVPDLLAQSFAPSGAGIGLDIFTSLENTVFLFLLVSLLYGGGACLLGITPRLPIVADAAERQVM from the coding sequence ATGGCCTCCGCCGTCTCGCTCCTCCTCTCGTCCCCGCGCCCGCTCCACCGCGCGGCCCCGTCCCTCCTCAGCCCGCCCGCGCCCCGCCTGCGCCTCCCCCTCCTCGGCCCCTCTCCCGCGACCGCGCTGCTCCCGCGCCGccccctcgccccgccgccgcgcgccaaCAACGACAACAGCGACGCGGTGGGGGCGCCGGACCGCCTGGTGGCGGCCGTCGCCTACCTCTACCCGTTCCTCGACGGCGCGCACCACGGCCGCTTCCTCGTGGCCCAGTACCCGGTCTTCAACGCCGTCCTCAGCCCGCTCGGCCCCGCCGCGCGCCTCTTCCACTCCTCGCCGCTCACGCCCTTCCTCCTCTTCATCACCCTCTACTTCGCCGTCGTCCGCAACCAGCAGGCCTTCTCCCGCTTCGTGCGCTTCAACGCCATGCAGGCCGTCGCGCTCGACGTCCTGCTCATCGTCCCGGACCTCCTCGCGCAGTCCTTCGCGCCCTCCGGCGCCGGCATCGGGCTCGACATCTTCACCAGCCTGGAGAACACCGTCTTCCTCTTCCTGCTCGTCTCCCTCCTCTACGGCGGGGGCGCCTGCCTGCTCGGGATCACGCCGCGCCTGCCCATCGTCGCGGACGCGGCCGAGCGCCAGGTGATGTGA
- the LOC109741151 gene encoding amino acid transporter AVT6A-like: MVMPTAGAGDTEARRPLVARRHKDGEGDGLDDGDASFSGAVFNLSTTIVGAGIMALPATMRVLGLVPGLTLVVLAAVLTDASIELLMRFSNAVGAASYGEAMGDAFGALGRGLLQLCVVVNNIGVMVVYMIIIGDVLSGTSSSGKHHHGVFEGWFGPNRWNGRFAILLFTTLAVFMPLTCFKRVDSLKYTSALSVALAVVFVVITAGIAMIKLTRGQIPMPMLFPDVHGTWASIFKLFTAAPVLVTAFICHYNVHPIHNELKDPAQIKPIVRASLVLCSAVYVTTSFFGFLLFGEETLDDVLANFDSDLGIPYGGVFNDAVRVSYALHLMLVFPIVFHALRLNMDGLLFPSARPLACDNRRFAALTVALLAVIFLAANFIPNIWDAFQFTGATAAVSIAYIFPAGMALRDRHGIAKKRDKVLALFMIVIAAVSNGVAVYSDASSL; this comes from the exons ATGGTGATGCCGACGGCGGGCGCCGGCGACACGGAGGCGAGGAGGCCCCTCGTCGCCAGGAGGCACAAGGACGGCGAGGGTGACGGCCTGGACGACGGCgacgcctccttctccggcgcggtGTTCAACCTGTCCACCACCATCGTGGGCGCGGGCATCATGGCACTCCCGGCCACCATGAGGGTGCTGGGCCTCGTCCCGGGCCTCACCCTGGTGGTGCTGGCCGCCGTGCTCACGGACGCCTCCATCGAGCTGCTCATGCGGTTCAGCAACGCCGTGGGCGCCGCGTCGTACGGCGAGGCCATGGGCGACGCCTTCGGGGCGCTCGGCAGGGGGCTCCTCCAGCTCTGTGTCGTCGTCAACAACATCGGCGTCATGGTCGTCTACATGATCATCATCG GCGACGTGCTGTCGGGGACTTCTTCGAGCGGCAAGCACCATCACGGCGTGTTTGAAGGCTGGTTCGGCCCGAATCGCTGGAACGGCCGCTTCGCCATCCTGCTCTTCACCACCCTCGCTGTCTTCATGCCGCTCACATGTTTCAAGCGCGTCG ATTCACTGAAATACACTTCTGCGCTATCGGTGGCACTGGCCGTCGTGTTCGTCGTGATCACCGCCGGAATCGCCATGATCAAACTGACTAGAGGGCAGATCCCGATGCCCATGCTGTTCCCCGACGTTCACGGGACCTGGGCGTCCATCTTCAAACTCTTCACGGCCGCTCCAGTTCTTGTCACCGCCTTCATTTGCCACTACAATG TGCACCCTATCCACAACGAGCTCAAGGACCCGGCCCAGATCAAGCCGATCGTGCGGGCGTCGCTGGTGCTGTGCTCCGCCGTGTACGTGACCACCAGCTTCTTCGGGTTCCTCCTCTTCGGCGAGGAAACGCTGGACGACGTGCTGGCCAACTTCGACTCGGACCTCGGCATCCCCTACGGCGGCGTCTTCAACGACGCCGTCAGGGTCAGCTACGCGCTCCACCTCATGCTCGTCTTCCCCATCGTCTTCCACGCGCTGCGCCTCAACATGGAcggcctcctcttcccctccGCCCGGCCGCTGGCCTGCGACAACCGGAGGTTCGCGGCGCTCACGGTCGCGCTCCTCGCCGTCATCTTCCTGGCCGCCAACTTCATCCCCAACATCTGGGACGCCTTCCAGTTCACCGGGGCCACCGCCGCCGTCTCCATCGCCTACATCTTCCCCGCCGGCATGGCGCTGAG GGATCGCCACGGCATCGCGAAGAAGAGGGACAAGGTCCTGGCGTTGTTCATGATCGTGATCGCGGCGGTGTCGAACGGAGTGGCCGTGTACAGCGACGCTTCCTCGTTGTGA